The following coding sequences are from one Granulicella arctica window:
- a CDS encoding complex I subunit 4 family protein codes for MNFDHSILTLITFVPLVGALLLALLPDKGKTMQWGALAVTLVTFLLTLHLPTHFNYGLAPGGFQFVADHPWMPFPQIRYHLGVDGLAMWLVVLTGFLAPLGVLISWRAIDSRAKTFYILFLLQQVAMMGIFVSLDLFLYYAFWELSLVPMTILIATFGRTKDRRRAAIKYFLYAFIPSALLLVAMIWLYLQTGTFDLPRLAALAAAHSISGNSAALWLASLAFLFAFAVKVPVFPLHGWLSDAIYEAPTAAVMVLAGKTGLYSILRFSFAIFPAESHRIAPLMIALGAIGIVYGALVALVQNDLKRLAAYSTLGHLSFITLGIFTFTVSGLDGGIYQILNHGISGGALFMLMGLLYERYKTYDMRQYGGLAAKLPWIVTMFVITTLSVIGLPMLNSFVGEFLILSGSMQAMLPHHILWTVVGTTGVIFGAAYMLVMIQRIFYGNLGRIPQTVAGWDLDAREHLALWPMVILFLVMGIASPIWLRAIDIAGVDLATRLAHAVPSRNIHPDYGSTTNPDRVSGVSSVTAAQAQVGSQR; via the coding sequence ATGAACTTTGACCACTCCATCCTGACCCTAATCACCTTTGTACCGCTTGTCGGCGCACTGCTGCTCGCGCTGCTGCCGGACAAGGGTAAGACGATGCAATGGGGCGCGCTCGCCGTCACACTGGTTACATTCCTGCTTACGTTGCATCTGCCGACACACTTCAACTACGGACTTGCGCCAGGCGGATTCCAGTTTGTGGCTGATCACCCCTGGATGCCGTTTCCGCAGATTCGCTACCACCTCGGGGTGGATGGTCTTGCGATGTGGCTTGTAGTATTGACCGGTTTTCTGGCACCGCTCGGCGTCCTGATCTCGTGGCGTGCCATCGACAGCCGGGCCAAGACTTTTTACATCCTCTTCCTGCTGCAGCAGGTCGCGATGATGGGCATCTTCGTCTCGCTGGACCTCTTCCTCTACTATGCTTTCTGGGAGCTTTCGCTTGTTCCCATGACGATTCTGATCGCTACGTTCGGCAGGACGAAGGATCGTCGGCGCGCTGCAATCAAGTACTTCCTCTACGCTTTCATCCCTTCGGCGCTTCTCCTGGTAGCAATGATCTGGCTGTATCTGCAGACCGGGACCTTTGATCTGCCGCGCCTTGCCGCGCTTGCTGCGGCTCACAGCATCTCGGGAAACTCTGCCGCTTTGTGGCTTGCCTCACTGGCGTTCCTCTTCGCCTTCGCAGTCAAAGTTCCTGTGTTTCCGCTTCATGGCTGGCTTTCAGATGCGATCTACGAAGCTCCCACAGCGGCCGTCATGGTGCTAGCCGGCAAGACTGGTTTGTACTCGATCCTGCGCTTCAGCTTTGCGATCTTTCCGGCCGAATCTCATCGGATTGCTCCTCTCATGATCGCGCTCGGTGCGATCGGCATCGTTTACGGAGCGCTGGTTGCGCTCGTGCAGAATGACTTAAAGCGACTCGCGGCTTACTCGACACTAGGACACCTCAGCTTCATCACGCTTGGCATCTTTACGTTCACCGTCTCGGGTCTCGACGGTGGAATTTACCAGATTCTGAATCATGGAATCTCGGGTGGTGCGCTCTTTATGCTGATGGGTCTGCTCTACGAACGATATAAGACCTACGATATGCGACAGTACGGTGGACTCGCGGCGAAGCTTCCATGGATTGTGACCATGTTTGTGATCACGACGCTATCCGTTATCGGCTTGCCGATGCTTAACAGCTTCGTCGGAGAGTTCCTGATTCTTTCTGGCTCCATGCAGGCGATGCTTCCGCACCACATCCTCTGGACGGTTGTTGGAACAACGGGAGTTATCTTCGGCGCGGCCTACATGTTGGTAATGATTCAACGGATCTTCTACGGTAATCTCGGACGCATTCCTCAGACGGTCGCCGGATGGGATCTCGATGCGCGGGAACATTTGGCGCTTTGGCCGATGGTGATTCTGTTCCTCGTTATGGGCATCGCGTCCCCGATCTGGCTCCGTGCGATCGATATCGCGGGCGTCGATCTGGCCACTCGCCTTGCGCATGCTGTACCGAGTCGCAACATCCACCCAGACTATGGATCGACGACAAACCCTGATCGCGTTTCAGGCGTCAGCAGCGTTACAGCGGCTCAGGCCCAGGTTGGGAGCCAGCGCTAA
- the nuoL gene encoding NADH-quinone oxidoreductase subunit L, whose protein sequence is MPYSYLWLIPLLPFIGFLINGTIGRKLPRNAVTGIALLFTAVPAVIVAYLWTIMKAANAPEVIRVVSRPWIAITGFQVNFAFTVDHLTLIMLSIITGVGFLIHLYSAGYMAHEDGYWRFFAYLNLFMFFMSVLVLSESFLLLFVGWEGVGLASYLLIGFYFKKDAAANAGKKAFIVNRIGDFGFLLAMFLLIAHFGNLNFTQVFAEITAHPEWHGGFLTAIALLLVLGAAGKSAQIPLYVWLPDAMEGPTPVSALIHAATMVTAGIYMVARCHTLFDRSPFALGVVAIIGAATALFAASIGMVQQDIKRVLAYSTVSQLGYMFLACGVAAYSAAIFHLMTHAFFKALLFLAAGSVIHALSGEQDMRKMGALRKRIPVTFWTMTAGVFAIAGIYPFSGFFSKDEILYQTFTSPNPLAKLLWLVGLVTAGMTSFYMFRLWFKTFFGASHVEEEGAHGHTVAQGKDEHDEGQAAHSHGVHESPWVMLAPLVILAILSVIGGWVGIPAALGGHNEMEHFLDPVFTTEVAPTIVGHGLELGLAAVSLLTAFIGLLIAYFLYIRKPGASTAFVLRVKPLYTLLENKFYVDEVYHALIVMPLIVLTRILLYGVVDFGIVDASGKLAGAATRGLGSVTRRIQSGNIRSYAGWLALGAAAVLTVMIFGHSLWPH, encoded by the coding sequence ATGCCCTATTCCTATCTCTGGTTGATCCCGCTCCTGCCGTTCATTGGTTTCCTGATCAATGGAACGATCGGCCGCAAGCTGCCCAGAAATGCCGTTACCGGGATTGCCTTGCTCTTTACCGCTGTTCCTGCGGTCATCGTCGCGTATCTGTGGACGATCATGAAGGCGGCAAATGCTCCCGAGGTAATTCGTGTCGTAAGTCGGCCATGGATCGCCATCACTGGCTTTCAGGTGAACTTTGCTTTTACGGTTGATCACCTCACGCTGATCATGCTTTCGATCATCACTGGCGTCGGCTTCCTGATCCATCTGTACTCCGCCGGCTATATGGCACATGAGGACGGCTACTGGCGTTTTTTTGCTTATCTGAACCTGTTCATGTTCTTCATGTCGGTGCTGGTCCTGTCGGAGAGCTTCCTGCTTTTGTTTGTGGGGTGGGAGGGTGTCGGTCTGGCTTCGTACCTGCTGATCGGCTTCTATTTCAAGAAGGATGCAGCGGCCAACGCCGGGAAGAAAGCGTTCATCGTCAACCGAATCGGCGACTTCGGTTTTCTACTTGCGATGTTTCTTCTGATTGCACACTTTGGAAATCTGAACTTTACGCAGGTGTTTGCCGAAATTACGGCGCATCCTGAGTGGCATGGCGGCTTCCTGACTGCGATTGCGCTGTTGCTTGTGCTTGGAGCAGCAGGGAAGTCAGCCCAGATTCCCCTCTACGTCTGGTTGCCGGACGCAATGGAAGGCCCGACACCAGTCTCCGCCTTGATCCATGCGGCGACGATGGTCACGGCTGGAATTTACATGGTTGCCCGGTGCCACACCCTCTTCGATCGCAGCCCTTTCGCGCTCGGCGTTGTCGCAATTATCGGAGCGGCAACAGCTCTCTTTGCTGCAAGCATCGGGATGGTGCAGCAGGACATCAAGCGGGTGTTGGCCTATTCGACTGTCTCCCAGCTCGGCTACATGTTCCTTGCATGCGGGGTGGCTGCCTACTCGGCTGCGATCTTCCACTTGATGACCCACGCGTTCTTCAAGGCATTGCTGTTCCTCGCGGCTGGCTCGGTCATTCATGCGCTTTCGGGCGAACAGGATATGCGGAAGATGGGAGCGCTTCGCAAGCGGATCCCCGTTACCTTCTGGACGATGACGGCTGGGGTCTTCGCCATCGCCGGTATCTACCCGTTCAGTGGATTCTTCTCAAAGGATGAGATTCTCTACCAGACGTTTACCTCGCCTAATCCGCTGGCCAAGTTGCTCTGGTTAGTAGGCCTTGTGACTGCGGGCATGACCTCGTTCTACATGTTCCGCCTCTGGTTCAAGACCTTTTTTGGCGCATCGCATGTGGAAGAGGAAGGCGCACATGGACACACGGTCGCTCAAGGTAAGGATGAACACGACGAAGGTCAGGCGGCACATTCTCATGGTGTGCACGAATCGCCATGGGTTATGCTCGCGCCGCTAGTGATCCTCGCGATCCTGTCAGTGATCGGCGGCTGGGTCGGCATTCCGGCTGCTCTCGGTGGGCATAATGAGATGGAACACTTCCTCGACCCAGTTTTTACCACTGAGGTCGCCCCGACGATTGTGGGTCATGGCCTTGAACTTGGTTTAGCTGCGGTGTCGTTGCTGACCGCATTTATCGGACTCTTGATTGCTTATTTCCTGTATATCAGGAAGCCGGGCGCCTCGACAGCATTCGTGCTCAGAGTCAAGCCGCTCTACACGTTGCTGGAGAACAAGTTTTATGTGGATGAGGTGTATCACGCACTGATCGTGATGCCCCTTATTGTTCTTACCCGGATACTGCTTTATGGTGTTGTTGACTTTGGCATTGTTGATGCCTCCGGCAAGCTGGCGGGTGCGGCTACACGTGGTCTTGGCTCGGTGACACGACGTATTCAATCCGGGAACATTCGTTCGTATGCGGGCTGGCTTGCGCTTGGTGCGGCTGCCGTGCTCACTGTAATGATCTTTGGCCACTCCCTCTGGCCTCATTGA
- the nuoK gene encoding NADH-quinone oxidoreductase subunit NuoK, with protein sequence MVPIAYYLILAAILFSIGVSAFLIKRNVITVFMSIELMLNAVNLTFVAFSHMWNQVQGQIFVFFVMVVAAAEAAVGLAIIIAIFRSRQTLNVDQINLMRL encoded by the coding sequence ATGGTGCCTATCGCGTACTATCTGATCCTCGCTGCCATCCTGTTCTCGATCGGCGTCTCAGCCTTTCTGATCAAGCGAAATGTTATTACGGTCTTCATGTCGATTGAGCTCATGCTTAATGCTGTCAATCTGACCTTTGTTGCGTTTTCGCATATGTGGAACCAGGTGCAGGGACAGATCTTCGTATTCTTCGTGATGGTGGTTGCCGCGGCTGAGGCTGCCGTGGGCCTGGCCATCATTATCGCTATCTTCCGTTCGCGCCAGACGCTGAACGTCGACCAGATCAACTTGATGAGACTGTGA
- a CDS encoding NADH-quinone oxidoreductase subunit J family protein, with protein MELALFIIFGGLAVAAALNLLLQRHPINSALSLVVVMMSLAVLYWSLGAEFLAAAQVIVYSGAIMVLFVFVIMLLNAGEEERTTGSRAAYIAGFPGAAAIFCLLSFVFLSESKALGTSNLGGYLGGAVSNITQISHILFTSLLLPFEVTSILILVAILGAVVLARKEQ; from the coding sequence ATGGAACTGGCACTCTTCATTATTTTTGGCGGACTTGCGGTGGCGGCGGCGTTGAACCTGCTGCTGCAGCGGCACCCAATCAACTCTGCGTTGTCGTTGGTAGTGGTGATGATGTCCCTCGCGGTCTTGTACTGGTCACTCGGGGCGGAGTTCCTCGCTGCAGCACAGGTGATTGTTTACTCCGGCGCCATTATGGTGCTGTTTGTCTTTGTCATCATGCTGCTGAACGCCGGCGAAGAAGAGCGGACGACCGGAAGCCGTGCTGCGTACATCGCAGGTTTTCCCGGGGCGGCAGCGATCTTCTGCCTGCTCAGTTTTGTGTTTCTGTCTGAGAGCAAGGCATTGGGCACTTCGAATCTTGGCGGTTATCTTGGCGGGGCTGTGAGCAACATCACGCAGATCAGCCATATTCTCTTCACCAGCTTGTTGCTGCCATTTGAAGTAACGTCCATCCTGATTCTGGTGGCTATACTTGGAGCCGTCGTGCTCGCCCGGAAGGAGCAGTAA
- the nuoH gene encoding NADH-quinone oxidoreductase subunit NuoH → MSHLSPFLTFLILNVLKIVVVLMITLTAVAYTVLLERKVLGRMQNRWGPSRVGPGGILQPLVDGAKLFLKEDLMPLAIAQPLFIVAPIIALSCALISIAVVPFGAVTRVNGVDLFQIADLNIGLLIILGATSIGVYGIALSGWASNNKFSLLGSLRATSQMISYELALGLSLVGVVLRAQSLSLREIVNSQSAHGALSWNVFGGFQIIGFFIYLMAAYAETNRSPFDLPEAESELVAGYHTEYSSMKFAMFFMSEYANMITVGCVATLLFFGGAASPFGHIFDDYLNTPIFHGIFSVLWFVAKIFSFLLLYIWVRATLPRFRYDQLMAFGWKFLLPLAMANIVLTSLVTALRA, encoded by the coding sequence GTGAGCCACCTGAGTCCTTTCCTGACGTTTTTGATATTGAACGTCCTCAAGATCGTTGTAGTACTTATGATTACGCTGACGGCTGTCGCCTATACGGTGCTGCTGGAGCGCAAGGTTCTTGGCCGCATGCAGAACCGTTGGGGACCCTCCCGTGTCGGACCCGGTGGCATCCTGCAGCCTCTCGTCGACGGCGCCAAACTCTTCCTCAAGGAAGACTTAATGCCCTTGGCTATTGCGCAGCCGCTCTTCATCGTCGCGCCAATCATCGCGCTTAGCTGTGCCCTTATCTCCATCGCAGTCGTGCCGTTCGGTGCTGTCACCAGGGTGAATGGTGTCGACTTATTTCAGATTGCCGATCTCAACATCGGTTTGTTGATCATTCTGGGAGCGACGTCGATCGGCGTGTACGGAATCGCCTTGTCGGGTTGGGCTTCCAACAACAAATTCTCGCTACTGGGCAGCTTGCGCGCGACCTCACAGATGATCAGCTATGAGCTTGCGCTTGGTCTTTCCCTCGTGGGTGTTGTGCTTCGGGCGCAGTCGCTTTCGCTACGAGAGATCGTTAATAGCCAATCGGCTCATGGTGCGCTCTCCTGGAACGTCTTTGGCGGCTTTCAGATTATTGGCTTCTTCATCTATCTCATGGCGGCTTATGCCGAGACCAATCGTTCGCCATTCGATCTTCCAGAGGCCGAGTCGGAACTTGTGGCCGGGTATCACACGGAATATTCCTCGATGAAGTTTGCGATGTTCTTCATGTCTGAATACGCCAACATGATTACCGTTGGTTGCGTGGCCACCCTGCTCTTTTTCGGTGGTGCTGCCAGTCCCTTCGGTCATATCTTCGACGACTACCTGAACACTCCCATCTTCCATGGCATCTTTTCTGTCCTATGGTTTGTGGCCAAGATTTTCTCGTTTCTCCTCCTTTACATCTGGGTTCGTGCCACTCTACCCCGATTTCGTTATGACCAACTTATGGCCTTCGGGTGGAAGTTTCTTTTGCCATTAGCGATGGCAAACATCGTCCTTACGTCACTGGTCACGGCCCTGCGCGCTTAA
- a CDS encoding molybdopterin-dependent oxidoreductase: MADVTFTVDGKKLTAPAGTLLIEACKTAGIEIPAFCYYPGLSLQAACRMCVVRIEKMPKLQTACTTPVAEGMVVATETPEIAQARKATLQLLLGNHPLDCPVCDAGGECELQDMTFKYGAADSFYAEPKNHREEQKWSPVVYFDRPRCILCYRCVRMCGEGMDVFALGIQNRGSSSVIAPNVPAQMSPDDLAHVDCEQCGMCIDACPVGALTSGTYRYKTRPWEMNHVATICTHCGDGCKTTLGVRSTSDGSEIVRGDNRDKSGINGDFLCNKGRYAFDFANNEDRITQPLVRQPNGELKAVSWEIALEHVGTKFRELRETRGGKSIGVVGGNRLTNEEAYLLQKFARTVLGTNNIDHHRTADYVTFAQALSGHPGRTASLRDTLTAPAIMVLGGDPTNQSPATAWNIRTNVRNNGARLFVANTAEIKLRRQARAFAHVAPFGYGALASFIAGDDSAVESLTHEGADAASFHRFRDAVRAETELLVLIGPEFHGADLKRLLEFGRTMPNRKFALLSDYVNSRGAADMGLLPDVLPGYTPLTGTSLLSTEYGANAETGLDMLEIFDAAARGELSALYVVGANPVARYSVDPATLKNTFVVVQEMFMTETAALADVILPAANLYEKSGSVTNHYGDLQQVKKAGDRAGVRSDFEMIVRIADKMGADMRKLVPFGKGLRADMGQSRGAQSGEADRHAVWLTANNLEPRLSPFDPFAILDEIQRLVPGYNLLRLQLLSGNDQHLSPAAPSELVTISDRRDLVMPANDTLFTSGTLGRYSAMLNDLQQNEARKLPILDQTAAD, translated from the coding sequence ATGGCAGATGTAACTTTTACCGTAGATGGCAAGAAGCTGACAGCCCCCGCTGGCACACTCCTTATTGAGGCCTGCAAGACTGCTGGGATTGAGATTCCGGCGTTTTGCTATTACCCCGGACTGTCCCTTCAGGCCGCGTGTCGCATGTGCGTGGTGCGAATCGAAAAGATGCCGAAGCTGCAGACGGCTTGTACGACGCCAGTCGCCGAGGGCATGGTCGTTGCGACTGAGACGCCGGAGATCGCACAGGCGCGGAAGGCGACGCTGCAACTGCTGCTTGGAAATCATCCGCTGGACTGCCCGGTATGCGATGCGGGTGGCGAGTGCGAGCTGCAGGACATGACGTTCAAATATGGCGCGGCGGACAGCTTCTACGCGGAGCCAAAGAACCATCGCGAGGAGCAGAAGTGGTCGCCGGTCGTGTACTTCGATCGTCCGCGCTGCATCCTCTGTTATCGTTGCGTGCGAATGTGCGGCGAGGGCATGGACGTGTTCGCGCTGGGTATTCAGAATCGCGGCAGCTCGTCGGTGATTGCGCCGAACGTTCCGGCGCAGATGTCGCCGGACGATCTGGCGCATGTGGACTGCGAGCAGTGCGGGATGTGTATTGATGCCTGCCCGGTTGGCGCGCTGACTTCGGGAACCTATCGGTATAAGACGCGCCCGTGGGAGATGAATCACGTTGCAACGATCTGCACGCATTGCGGTGATGGCTGCAAGACGACGCTGGGCGTACGTTCAACCTCGGATGGGTCGGAGATTGTGCGTGGCGACAATCGTGACAAGTCTGGTATCAACGGTGATTTCCTCTGTAACAAGGGCCGGTATGCGTTTGATTTCGCCAACAACGAGGATCGCATCACGCAGCCTCTGGTCCGGCAGCCGAATGGCGAGCTGAAGGCCGTGAGCTGGGAGATTGCGCTCGAGCATGTTGGCACGAAGTTCCGCGAACTGCGCGAGACGCGGGGAGGGAAGAGCATCGGTGTGGTCGGCGGCAATCGTCTGACGAACGAAGAGGCTTACCTGCTGCAGAAGTTTGCTCGGACGGTGCTTGGAACGAACAATATTGATCACCATCGTACGGCGGATTACGTGACGTTTGCTCAGGCGCTCTCGGGTCATCCCGGGCGGACGGCTTCTCTTCGGGATACGCTGACTGCACCGGCCATTATGGTGCTTGGCGGCGACCCGACGAACCAGTCGCCGGCGACGGCCTGGAATATCCGCACGAACGTTCGCAATAATGGCGCGAGATTATTTGTGGCGAACACGGCAGAGATTAAGCTGCGGCGCCAGGCACGGGCTTTCGCGCATGTAGCTCCATTTGGGTACGGTGCGCTGGCAAGCTTTATTGCAGGCGATGACAGTGCCGTTGAATCCTTGACCCATGAAGGTGCAGACGCGGCATCATTCCATCGCTTCCGCGATGCGGTACGCGCGGAGACGGAGCTTCTGGTGCTGATCGGACCGGAGTTTCATGGAGCGGACCTCAAAAGGCTTCTCGAGTTCGGCCGTACCATGCCGAACCGCAAGTTTGCGTTGCTCTCGGATTACGTGAACTCGCGCGGTGCGGCAGATATGGGTCTGCTGCCGGACGTGCTTCCGGGCTACACGCCGTTGACGGGGACGAGTCTGCTTTCGACTGAGTATGGTGCGAATGCAGAGACGGGCCTCGATATGTTGGAGATCTTCGACGCCGCAGCCCGTGGTGAGCTGTCTGCGCTGTACGTGGTCGGAGCGAATCCTGTTGCTCGCTATAGCGTCGATCCTGCCACGCTGAAGAATACCTTCGTCGTTGTACAGGAGATGTTTATGACGGAGACAGCGGCGCTGGCCGATGTGATCCTTCCAGCGGCGAATTTGTACGAGAAATCTGGTTCGGTGACGAACCACTACGGCGATCTGCAGCAGGTGAAGAAGGCTGGAGACCGTGCGGGTGTGCGATCGGATTTTGAGATGATCGTGCGGATTGCCGACAAGATGGGCGCGGATATGCGGAAGCTTGTTCCGTTCGGTAAGGGATTGCGTGCCGATATGGGCCAGTCTCGCGGCGCGCAGTCGGGCGAGGCGGATCGCCATGCTGTGTGGCTGACGGCGAACAATCTTGAGCCACGGCTCAGCCCGTTCGATCCGTTTGCCATTCTCGATGAGATTCAACGGCTGGTGCCGGGCTACAACCTGCTGCGGCTTCAGTTGCTCTCGGGAAACGATCAGCACCTGTCTCCGGCTGCGCCCTCTGAGTTAGTCACTATTTCGGATCGACGCGACCTGGTGATGCCTGCAAACGATACACTGTTTACCTCCGGCACTTTAGGGCGCTACTCGGCCATGCTCAACGACTTGCAGCAAAACGAGGCGCGTAAGCTGCCCATCCTCGACCAGACCGCTGCTGATTAG
- the nuoF gene encoding NADH-quinone oxidoreductase subunit NuoF: protein MPNLVSHPDEVKVISRRFGQGAADIEKYIELDGYKAVQQAIAEGPEWIINTMKASGLRGRGGAGFPTGMKWSFVPKQSEKPKYVLVNGDESEPGTCKDHVIFLHDPHAVIEGTMIAGLAIGSKLGFIYLRGEYRYLLKIVEKAVADAYAKGFLGKNIFGTGVDFDIITQTGAGAYEVGEESALMESLEGKRGVPRIKPPFPAVVGLYGGPTVINNAETIANAPHILLMGGEAYAKLGTERNGGTRLFGISGHVERPGVYELPMGYSLRKAIYDVAGGIKGGKKLKAVVPGGSSCPVLLPDEIDVGLDFDQMGKAGTMLGSGGIVVLDETVSIVEFALRTIAFYQHESCGWCIPCREGTDWIKKTLTRVHAGGGSKKDIDNVQYLAENMMGRTFCPLGDAAAMPTLAFVKKFRKEFEEYIDGKRVDHPLIAIKPMGETELAGAH from the coding sequence GTGCCGAATCTTGTGTCGCATCCGGATGAAGTAAAGGTGATCTCGCGGCGGTTTGGGCAGGGCGCTGCGGACATCGAAAAGTACATCGAGCTTGATGGTTACAAGGCCGTGCAGCAGGCGATCGCCGAGGGTCCGGAGTGGATCATCAACACGATGAAGGCCTCGGGTTTGCGCGGGCGCGGTGGTGCTGGGTTCCCGACGGGTATGAAGTGGAGCTTTGTACCGAAGCAGTCGGAGAAGCCGAAGTACGTGCTGGTGAATGGCGACGAGTCGGAGCCGGGGACGTGTAAGGACCATGTGATCTTCCTGCACGATCCGCACGCGGTGATCGAGGGAACGATGATCGCCGGGTTGGCGATTGGGTCGAAGCTCGGGTTTATCTACCTACGCGGGGAATATCGCTACCTGCTGAAGATCGTCGAGAAGGCCGTCGCGGATGCGTATGCGAAGGGCTTTCTGGGGAAGAATATCTTTGGGACGGGCGTGGATTTCGACATCATTACGCAGACCGGTGCGGGCGCGTATGAGGTCGGCGAAGAGTCGGCGCTGATGGAGTCGCTTGAAGGTAAGCGCGGTGTTCCACGCATTAAGCCACCATTTCCGGCAGTTGTGGGCCTGTATGGCGGACCGACCGTCATCAATAATGCTGAGACGATTGCGAATGCTCCGCATATTTTGTTGATGGGTGGCGAGGCGTACGCGAAGCTGGGTACGGAGCGCAATGGCGGTACGCGGCTGTTCGGAATATCTGGGCATGTGGAGCGGCCGGGCGTGTATGAGCTGCCTATGGGCTACTCGTTACGGAAAGCAATCTACGATGTCGCGGGCGGGATCAAGGGCGGCAAGAAGCTGAAGGCGGTGGTGCCCGGCGGTTCGTCGTGCCCGGTGTTGCTGCCAGATGAGATCGATGTTGGACTCGACTTCGACCAGATGGGCAAGGCTGGCACGATGCTTGGGTCGGGCGGAATCGTGGTGCTGGACGAGACGGTGTCGATCGTTGAGTTTGCGCTGAGGACGATTGCCTTCTACCAGCACGAGAGCTGTGGATGGTGCATTCCATGCCGTGAGGGAACGGACTGGATCAAGAAGACCCTGACGCGCGTGCATGCGGGCGGCGGATCGAAGAAGGATATCGATAACGTGCAGTATCTGGCGGAGAACATGATGGGCAGAACATTCTGCCCGCTCGGGGATGCCGCGGCGATGCCCACACTGGCGTTCGTAAAGAAGTTCCGCAAAGAGTTTGAAGAGTATATCGATGGCAAGCGCGTCGATCATCCGCTGATCGCAATCAAGCCGATGGGTGAGACAGAGTTGGCAGGAGCACATTAG
- a CDS encoding NADH-quinone oxidoreductase subunit NuoE family protein translates to MSTIANTIFSPELAARFDHLVTIYPLRRSALVPMLLYAQDEIGYISDAVVSEIAKRIEIYELDVRNVLSYYSMLRTVPAGKYNVQVCTNISCMLRGGYELLDHCKHKLGIGHKEVTADGMFSLEEVECIGACCWAPAIQINYDFHDELTPDKADVLFEMYRAGQGKDVK, encoded by the coding sequence GTGAGCACAATCGCCAATACGATTTTTTCTCCGGAGCTGGCTGCGCGCTTCGATCACCTGGTGACGATCTATCCGCTGCGCCGGTCGGCGCTGGTGCCGATGCTGCTGTACGCGCAGGACGAGATTGGCTACATTTCGGATGCTGTTGTGTCGGAGATTGCCAAACGCATTGAGATTTACGAGCTGGATGTGCGGAATGTGCTGAGCTACTACTCCATGCTGCGAACGGTCCCGGCAGGGAAGTACAACGTGCAGGTCTGCACGAATATCTCCTGCATGCTGCGTGGTGGGTACGAGCTGCTTGACCATTGCAAGCACAAGCTTGGCATTGGGCATAAAGAAGTGACCGCAGATGGGATGTTTTCGCTTGAAGAAGTGGAGTGCATTGGAGCGTGCTGCTGGGCTCCGGCGATCCAGATCAACTATGACTTCCATGATGAGTTGACGCCCGATAAGGCCGACGTGCTGTTTGAGATGTATCGCGCTGGCCAGGGAAAGGATGTGAAGTAG
- a CDS encoding transcriptional regulator, with the protein MTSLHAELWTSFASQIRSYAAAHGLNSRHHAVVEVGNDVITLRVNTRWLRFTRNEMTGDDDQSQPFEIHDDGTVTVGAVTEDMDFTAERLTRELMK; encoded by the coding sequence ATGACAAGTCTTCACGCCGAACTCTGGACTTCGTTCGCATCGCAGATTCGAAGTTATGCAGCAGCACATGGGCTGAATAGCCGCCATCATGCTGTTGTTGAAGTTGGGAACGACGTAATTACGCTTCGGGTCAACACTCGCTGGCTGCGGTTTACGCGGAACGAGATGACCGGGGATGACGATCAATCGCAGCCGTTTGAGATACACGACGACGGCACGGTGACGGTCGGCGCAGTGACTGAAGATATGGACTTTACAGCCGAGCGGCTGACGCGGGAGTTAATGAAGTGA